A part of Scleropages formosus chromosome 3, fSclFor1.1, whole genome shotgun sequence genomic DNA contains:
- the smdt1a gene encoding essential MCU regulator, mitochondrial, with product MASIVARCCRVAALRKSGVWSSGAGPKCPNLSQCRNAVVTPSGAVLPKPVKTSFGLLRITVVVLPFLYVGTLISKNFAALLEEHDIFVPEDDDDDD from the exons ATGGCGTCGATTGTGGCTCGCTGCTGTCGAGTCGCGGCTCTGAGGAAGAGCGGCGTTTGGAGTAGCGGCGCGGGACCAAAATGTCCAAACCTGAGTCAGTGTCGAAACGCAGTGGTCACACCTTCCGGCGCCGTTCTACCAAAGCCTGTAAAA ACCTCCTTCGGCCTTCTCCGGATCACGGTGGTGGTGCTTCCTTTCCTCTATGTGGGCACTCTCATCAGCAAGAACTTTGCAGCCCTTCTAGAGGAACACGACATCTTTGTCCCCGAGgacgacgatgacgacgacTAA